ATGTTATAAAAAATAAACAGATAAATTATTCTGTAATAGCTGTGTTTTCATCACCTGATAGTTTAGCTTTTAAAGCTGCTAATGCATCAGAACCGCTTCCGGCAGTACTTTCTAAAACGCTGTCAATTTCTTCATCAATACTTTGATTTTCGAAGGCAATATCAGCATAAGATTCTGCCAAAGCTTCATCTTGTTCAACTTTTTCTCTCATTCTTTCAAGCATTGCAACTGTTCCGTCAGCATCTATATTTGCTAATTGTTTATTAACAGTTTTTGTTGCTTTGCTTACTTTTGCTCTTGCTTTAAGTATTTTTGCTTCATTTTCCCATTGACGAATATGTTTTTTCAGTCTGTCAATAGTTGAATCTAATTTTGCAACTTGAGCATCATAAGTTTTTTGAGTTTTAAGAGAAGTTTGAAGGTTTTGTCCTGCTTGTTCTTTTTCTTCCAAAGAGGCTGTTGCTAAACGATCAGCTTCTGAAGGGTCGATTGCACCTTTTTCGGCACGTTTAATTAAAGCAATTGCTTTGTTTTCATACTCTGTCATTTTATTACGGTATTTATTTGCATCATTTTTTGCACGAATTGCTAATGCCTTAACTTCAGCTAATGCTTTAATGCTTTCATCTAATTTTCCTTTCATGTCACGAATACCTTGTTCGGTCATTTTTACCGGATCTTCTAAATGGTTTAGTGCTGCATTTGCTTCTGCTTGTCCGATTTTAAATAGTCTTCTGAAAAATCCCATTTTTATTATATTTTAAAGTTTATAAATATTTTTCCTCAAAGATGATAAAAAAAAGATTAAATGCCAAAAATTTTGGCAGTGAAAATAAAATTAACAGTTATCTTCTTTCCTTTTAATTCTGAAAACGCCTCTGCCTATTGCAATAATTTTTTCTTTATCGTCAGAATGATAAATTTTCATTTCGGTAACAATTGACCTGCGTCTTTTACTCAGAACATATCCTTCGGCAATAAGGTCTTTGGCTTTGCCGGGTCGTAAATAATCAATACGCATATCAATTGTTGCAACATCATCATCAGGAGAGGTCATATATGTCATTGAAGCAACACCGCCTGCAAGGTCAACGGCTGTTGCCGTATATCCGCCGTGAAGTCGCTTTGTTCTGGGGTCACCAATAAATTCATCTCTGTACGGAAAAAGAAGTTTGACAAAGCCTTCGTCAATTTCTAATACTTTGACACCGATAAATTTTGCCATCGGTATTTTTTGTTCAACAACTTCTATAAATATTTTTTTTATAAAATCTTCCATAAGTTATTTTTTTCCGTAATAAACAGAAGAAATTCCGAATGTCAGTTTTTTTTCAGATGTATTTTTAAAACCTGACTTTTCCATTTTTTTAATAAATCTTTCTCCGTAAGGAAATGCATCTACAGATTCCGGTAAATAGGAATATGCAGACATGTCTTTTGAGAATAATTTGCCTACCGACGGTAAAATTCGTTTAAAATAGAAATTGTAAAGTTGTTTAACGGGAAATTTCTCAGGTCGTGAAAATTCTAAAACGATAAGTTCTCCTTCGGGTTTTAAAACTCGGTACGTTTCATTAATTCCTTTTTGCAGGTTTTCAAAGTTACGAACACCGAAAGCAACGGTCACGGCATCAAAATAATTATCCGGAAAATTTATTTGCTCGGAATCTCCTTCTTGAAATTCAATAATTTCATTTAATTTCTTTTTTAAAACTTTTTCTTTACCGACTTTTAACATCCCGGTTGATATGTCGATACCGATTATTTTCTCAGGTTTTAAGCTTTTATTAATTCGGACTGCAAAATCTCCCGTGCCGGTGGCAACGTCAAGTATTATTTTCGGTTGTGATTTTTTTAATAATCCGATTGATTTTTTTCTCCAAATTTTATCAATATTAAAAGATAAAAAATGATTCAGGAAATCGTATTTAGTAGCAATATTGTTGAACATTTCGGCAACTTGCTTCTTTTTTCCTTTATCGGAATTTTTATACGGTAATATTGTTTCTGCTTTATTCAAAGTTCTTTTTTTTTATTTTGCTATCCAAAAACCGAAATATACAGCTGCTAATCCAAGAATTAAACTGACTCCGACATACATAAAAGATAACATAAATTGCTGAGATTGTAAGAAATTAAAATTTTCTAAGGCAAATGCGGAAAATGTTGTGAACCCGCCGCAAAAACCTACGGCTAAAAACAGCTTCCAATTAGAAGACATCATTGCTCCTTTTTCAAACAGCCCTAATATAATTCCTATTAAAAAACTTCCGATTATATTAACGAAGAATGTTCCTATGGGATGAGTTGAATCAAACAATTTAACCATTATTTGGTTTGAACCGTATCTCATAACACTA
Above is a genomic segment from Bacteroidales bacterium containing:
- a CDS encoding PspA/IM30 family protein, which gives rise to MGFFRRLFKIGQAEANAALNHLEDPVKMTEQGIRDMKGKLDESIKALAEVKALAIRAKNDANKYRNKMTEYENKAIALIKRAEKGAIDPSEADRLATASLEEKEQAGQNLQTSLKTQKTYDAQVAKLDSTIDRLKKHIRQWENEAKILKARAKVSKATKTVNKQLANIDADGTVAMLERMREKVEQDEALAESYADIAFENQSIDEEIDSVLESTAGSGSDALAALKAKLSGDENTAITE
- a CDS encoding PaaI family thioesterase gives rise to the protein MEDFIKKIFIEVVEQKIPMAKFIGVKVLEIDEGFVKLLFPYRDEFIGDPRTKRLHGGYTATAVDLAGGVASMTYMTSPDDDVATIDMRIDYLRPGKAKDLIAEGYVLSKRRRSIVTEMKIYHSDDKEKIIAIGRGVFRIKRKEDNC
- the ubiE gene encoding bifunctional demethylmenaquinone methyltransferase/2-methoxy-6-polyprenyl-1,4-benzoquinol methylase UbiE, encoding MNKAETILPYKNSDKGKKKQVAEMFNNIATKYDFLNHFLSFNIDKIWRKKSIGLLKKSQPKIILDVATGTGDFAVRINKSLKPEKIIGIDISTGMLKVGKEKVLKKKLNEIIEFQEGDSEQINFPDNYFDAVTVAFGVRNFENLQKGINETYRVLKPEGELIVLEFSRPEKFPVKQLYNFYFKRILPSVGKLFSKDMSAYSYLPESVDAFPYGERFIKKMEKSGFKNTSEKKLTFGISSVYYGKK
- the crcB gene encoding fluoride efflux transporter CrcB; translation: MLQNMLLIGTGGFLGSVMRYGSNQIMVKLFDSTHPIGTFFVNIIGSFLIGIILGLFEKGAMMSSNWKLFLAVGFCGGFTTFSAFALENFNFLQSQQFMLSFMYVGVSLILGLAAVYFGFWIAK